The following proteins are co-located in the Triticum aestivum cultivar Chinese Spring chromosome 1A, IWGSC CS RefSeq v2.1, whole genome shotgun sequence genome:
- the LOC123056499 gene encoding gibberellin 20 oxidase 2 yields MSFPAMEVARSPHLPCVPVDANATDSNSATDVLDLWRQQKQIPAPFVWPHADARPSSMLELDVPVVDIGAALHSAAGMGRAAAQVAEACASHGFFQVTGHGVDLALARAALDGAADFFRLPLATKQRVRRSPGTVEGYASAHADRFAAKLPWKETLSFSHNHDDVGARGNSHVVVDYFTSALGDDFKHLGEVYQEYCEAMEEASLAIMEVLGVSLGLGRGYYRDYFADGSSTMRCNNYPRCPEPDRTLGTGPHCDPSALTILLQDGDVDGLQVLVDGAWRFVRPKTGELVVNIGDTFMALSNGRYKSCLHRAVVHREKERRSLAYFLSPREDRVVRPPPSPAPAPRLYPDFTWAELMRFTQRHYRADSRTLDAFARWLDPPSFSAAPLPHGPAQAQGTV; encoded by the exons ATGTCGTTTCCGGCCATGGAAGTCGCTCGGAGTCCTCACCTCCCATGCGTTCCCGTGGACGCGAACGCGACAGACAGCAACAGTGCCACCGACGTCCTCGACCTCTGGCGGCAGCAAAAACAAATCCCGGCTCCCTTCGTCTGGCCCCACGCGGACGCACGGCCGTCGTCGATGTTGGAGCTGGACGTGCCTGTGGTCGACATAGGCGCAGCTCTGCACAGCGCCGCCGGGATGGGCCGTGCCGCGGCGCAGGTCGCCGAGGCGTGCGCGAGCCACGGCTTCTTCCAGGTGACCGGGCACGGCGTGGACCTCGCGCTGGCCCGCGCCGCGCTCGACGGCGCGGCGGACTTCTTCCGCCTGCCGCTCGCCACCAAGCAGCGCGTCCGCCGCTCCCCGGGGACCGTGGAAGGGTACGCCTCCGCCCACGCCGACCGCTTCGCCGCCAAGCTTCCCTGGAAGGAGACTCTCTCCTTCAGCCACAACCACGACGATGTCGGCGCCCGCGGCAACAGCCACGTCGTCGTGGACTACTTCACCTCCGCCCTAGGCGACGACTTCAAGCACCTAGG GGAGGTGTACCAGGAGTACTGCGAGGCGATGGAGGAGGCGTCGCTGGCGATAATGGAGGTGCTGGGGGTGAGCCTGGGGCTGGGGAGAGGGTACTACAGGGACTACTTCGCCGACGGCAGCTCCACCATGAGGTGCAACAACTACCCGCGGTGCCCGGAGCCAGACCGGACGCTGGGCACGGGGCCGCACTGCGACCCGTCGGCGCTCACCATCCTGCTGCAGGACGGCGATGTGGACGGGCTCCAGGTGCTCGTCGACGGCGCATGGCGCTTCGTGCGGCCCAAGACCGGCGAGCTCGTGGTAAACATCGGCGACACCTTCATG GCGCTGTCGAACGGGCGGTACAAGAGCTGCCTCCACCGCGCGGTGGTGCACCGGGAGAAGGAGCGCCGGTCGCTAGCCTACTTCCTCTCGCCGCGGGAGGACCGGGTGgtgcgcccgccgccgtcgccggcgccggcgccgcggcTCTACCCGGACTTCACCTGGGCGGAGCTCATGCGCTTCACGCAGCGCCACTACCGCGCCGACTCTCGCACGCTCGACGCCTTCGCGCGCTGGCTTGACCCGCCGAGCTTCTCCGCCGCGCCCTTGCCGCACGGCCCGGCCCAGGCCCAAGGGACTGTCTAG